A window of the Sabethes cyaneus chromosome 1, idSabCyanKW18_F2, whole genome shotgun sequence genome harbors these coding sequences:
- the LOC128736189 gene encoding von Willebrand factor A domain-containing protein 8 isoform X2, which produces MGTVVKVAEDGEAQLSQTRLHHLRWMLQKDNLGQDMILLGRPGSLRRNLIMQYSELTQREVEYILLNRDTTESDLKQRREIANGTATYYDQSAVRAATEGRILVIEGVEKTERNVLPILNNLLENREMHLEDGRFLISAKNYDSLLERFNIDQLDKWGLVRVSENFRVIALGLPVPKYRGSPLDPPLRSRFQARDVSDLPYIDHLNEVKILAEQQSTEVLTKLTSFGFSVLSSASTLPDFPIDNLRYAGMLVNNNPLMSEFSLLTRFYPYSVFLEKEGIDLTKSLMESLKIVPEQVASTKIIAVEKAGEESLSINLKVNTKPVSFKLQKGRSDSENLPTAYKDTNYQQNLLAELIQSVAVGDICLIGPKGCGKSILVNELCRLLDQQAETMVLYQDMTARDLIQKRTTKLNGDTVWQDSPLLLAALSGHVIALDGIHRLHHSTLAILHRLVHDREMQLYDGRRIMRHDRYDRLLQLGFTKADLTSRGIYRIDPAFRVIAMAEPHQKTGTNWITSETLNLFLFHEIRGLNKDEEFAVIDSLFGPLDNTMHQILRFSHYLRDSKDSTMENLARNLSTRQLLRIARRLHEYGKLLSDCTAYNILHNTFLTKFMPNLPRSVLENALRKCDIVSVRERHEEDIAISTEGGVLRIGQTRVPIYQTDAISKVPDIVFYNVPQHVKLMERLLQDFTLGEHLLLVGNQGVGKNKIADRLLQLMNRPREYIQLHRDTTVQSLTLQASIRDRIIIYEDSPLVKAVKNGHVLVVDEADKAPIHVTCILKTLVENGEMMLSDGRKICPPARSKPSENDKLIYTHPDFRMIVLANRPGFPFLGNDFFAALGDLFSCHAVDNPSPSSEIYLLKQYGPHVPDKTIRQLVDAFSELRDMADSGILNYPYSTREVVNIVKHLQKFPRDNMAELVGNVLDYDRYTPETLDQVTTVLLKHGLEIGPYAQNELAVLRRQKEIQMTIKSNSGKDVSGPKHGKVDPNNAPHVGGNTWAGGTGGRDTAGLGGKGGPYRLDAGHKVHQLSDAEKDDIPEHVKLAAREMNRKAFEQKLKEIQMSQYDHKVYMEFAGPVKKQVQQLRVILQALQAKSKERQWQKHQTSGEMDDTKMVEGITGEKNIYKKRVEQDPEPGQPQEKPKRLKLVVDVSGSMYRFNGYDGRLDRQLEAVVMVMEAFDGFETKIKYDIVGHSGEAVEIPFINVSNPPKDDKRRLDTIKMMHAHSQFCWSGDHTLAATKNAVDSMSKEECDEAIVVVLSDANLSRYGISPKNLNDMLQKQSPKVQGYVIFIGSLGDEAQLITNNMTAGKSFVCMNLEQLPQILKQIFTASVLQ; this is translated from the exons ATGGGTACGGTAG TCAAAGTTGCAGAAGATGGCGAAGCTCAGTTATCGCAAACACGACTACATCATTTACGCTGGATGCTGCAGAAGGATAATCTTGGCCAAGATATGATATTGCTGGGGAGACCGGGCAGTCTGCGAAGAAACTTGATCATGCAGTACTCCGAATTGACACAACGAGAAGTAGAATACATTTTGCTCAATCGAGACACTACCGAGAGTGATCTGAAACAACGGCGAGAAATAGCGAATGGAACCGCTACATACTACGACCAGAGCGCAGTAAGGGCAGCTACCGAAGGTCGCATTCTGGTTATTGAAGGTGTagaaaaaacggaacgaaaCGTTCTGCCAATTTTGAACAATTTGCTAGAGAATCGGGAAATGCATTTGGAAGATGGCCGTTTCTTGATATCAGCCAAGAATTATGACAGTTTGCTTGAG CGATTCAATATAGATCAGTTGGACAAATGGGGATTGGTTAGGGTTTCTGAAAATTTCAGAGTAATTGCTCTTGGGCTTCCAGTACCAAAATATCGCGGATCACCGCTTGATCCACCTCTGAGGTCCCGATTTCAAGCAAGAGATGTCAGTGATTTGCCTTACATA GACCATCTCAACGAAGTAAAAATTCTTGCAGAGCAACAGAGTACAGAGGTTTTAACAAAGCTCACCTCATTCGGTTTCAGTGTGCTATCATCCGCTTCTACGCTACCCGATTTTCCAATTGATAATCTGCGATATGCTGGAATGTTAGTTAATAACAATCCACTGATGTCTGAATTTAGTCTACTTACTCGATTTTATCCGTATTCTGTATTTCTTGAAAAAGAAGGTATCGATCTTACAAAATCTCTAATGGAGTCGCTAAAAATTGTACCTGAACAAGTAGCgtcaacaaaaattattgcaGTGGAAAAAGCAGGCGAAGAATCACTATCCATAAACCTGAAAGTAAATACAAAACCCGTGAGCTTTAAATTGCAGAAAGGCAGATCAGATAGCGAGAACTTACCGACCGCATACAAGGACACGAATTACCAACAAAATTTGTTGGCAGAACTGATTCAATCCGTGGCAGTTGGCGATATTTGTTTAATTGGCCCCAAAGGGtgcggaaaatcgattttggtAAATGAACTCTGTCGTCTACTGGACCAGCAGGCAGAAACTATGGTCCTGTATCAGGACATGACGGCACGCGATTTGATACAAAAACGTACGACCAAACTGAACGGTGACACAGTTTGGCAGGACTCACCCTTGTTGCTAGCTGCTTTAAGTGGTCACGTAATAGCCTTGGATGGAATACACCGGTTACATCACAGTACGCTAGCTATCCTGCATCGGCTTGTCCACGATCGAGAGATGCAACTATACGACGGTAGAAGGATTATGCGGCACGATCGATACGACCGCTTACTTCAGTTAGGATTCACCAAAGCTGATTTAACTTCCCGTGGAATATATCGAATTGATCCGGCATTTAGAGTAATAGCAATGGCTGAGCCACATCAGAAAACAGGAACAAACTGGATTACGTCGGAGACACTGAACTTATTTCTTTTTCACGAAATACGCGGGTTAAACAAAGATGAGGAGTTTGCGGTCATTGATTCTTTATTCGGCCCACTAGATAATACGATGCATCAAATTCTTCGATTTTCTCATTACTTACGAGATTCAAAGGATAGTACTATGGAAAATTTAGCAAGAAACCTTTCCACTAGACAATTACTGCGAATAGCTCGTCGGTTACACGAATATGGAAAGCTCCTGTCCGATTGTACCGCTTATAATATCTTACATAATACATTCCTTACTAAATTCATGCCAAATCTCCCGAGAAGTGTGCTGGAAAACGCTCTTCGTAAATGCGATATCGTATCCGTAAGAGAGCGTCACGAAGAAGACATTGCCATCTCTACAGAAGGCGGAGTTCTGCGAATCGGACAAACTAGAGTACCAATTTATCAAACTGATGCTATTAGTAAAGTACCCGATATTGTGTTTTACAATGTACCACAGCACGTTAAACTCATGGAACGGCTATTGCAAGACTTCACTCTTGGTGAACACTTGCTATTGGTTGGAAATCAGGGAGTTGGGAAAAACAAAATCGCCGACCGTTTATTACAGTTAATGAATAGACCTCGAGAATACATTCAACTACATCGAGACACAACCGTACAATCACTAACCTTGCAGGCAAGCATACGAGATCGAATAATAATATACGAAGATTCACCACTGGTGAAGGCTGTCAAAAATGGACACGTGTTGGTAGTTGACGAAGCAGATAAAGCTCCGATCCACGTGACCTGCATCCTTAAGACCTTAGTCGAGAACGGAGAAATGATGTTATCCGATGGTCGTAAAATTTGCCCTCCTGCTCGGAGTAAACCTTCTGAAAATGATAAGCTGATATACACTCACCCGGATTTTCGGATGATCGTTCTAGCGAACCGACCGGGCTTCCCTTTTCTTGGAAATGATTTTTTCGCTGCACTCGGAGATTTATTCTCTTGCCATGCAGTCGATAATCCTTCACCAAGTTCAGAAATTTACCTGCTGAAGCAGTACGGACCCCATGTGCCTGATAAAACAATCCGCCAACTTGTAGATGCCTTCTCGGAGCTACGGGACATGGCTGACAGTGGGATCCTAAATTATCCTTATTCCACTCGGGAAGTAGTAAACATTGTCAAGCATTTACAAAAATTTCCACGTGACAACATGGCAGAACTAGTTGGAAACGTACTAGATTACGATCGTTATACTCCCGAAACCCTGGATCAGGTTACAACTGTATTGTTGAAACACGGGCTCGAAATTGGACCATACGCACAGAATGAACTGGCTGTACTTAGACGACAGAAAGAGATTCAGATGACAATCAAGAGCAATAGTGGGAAAGATGTGTCCGGACCGAAGCATGGGAAAGTTGACCCTAACAATGCACCTCATGTAGGAGGCAATACTTGGGCTGGTGGCACCGGCGGTCGCGATACAGCTGGACTGGGCGGAAAAGGAGGCCCTTATCGTTTAGATGCTGGCCACAAAGTTCATCAGCTTTCGGACGCTGAAAAAGACGACATTCCAGAGCACGTAAAACTTGCAGCGCGAGAAATGAACCGAAAAGCATTCGAGCAAAAACTTAAGGAGATTCAGATGAGTCAATATGATCACAAAGTTTACATGGAGTTTGCTGGACCGGTAAAAAAACAGGTACAACAACTAAGGGTAATTCTGCAAGCGCTGCAGGCAAAAAGTAAAGAACGTCAATGGCAGAAGCATCAGACATCCGGTGAGATGGACGATACAAAAATGGTAGAAGGCATTACGGGCGAAAAGAATATATACAAGAAGCGTGTTGAACAGGATCCGGAGCCTGGCCAACCTCAGGAAAAGCCAAAACGTCTTAAGCTGGTTGTTGACGTTTCGGGTTCGATGTATCGATTCAATGGGTACGATGGTCGGTTGGACCGACAACTAGAAGCAGTAGTGATGGTGATGGAGGCTTTCGATGGATTCGAAACAAAAATCAAGTACGATATTGTTGGTCACAGCGGCGAAGCTGTAGAGATTCCATTCATCAACGTGAGTAATCCGCCTAAGGACGACAAACGGCGGTTGGATACGATCAAGATGATGCATGCCCATTCGCAGTTCTGCTGGAGTGGAGATCATACGTTGGCAGCAACTAAGAACGCAGTAGATTCTATGTCGAAGGAAGAATGCGATGAAGCGATCGTGGTGGTGCTAAGTGATGCCAACCTGTCGCGATACGGAATATCACCGAAAAATTTGAACGATATGCTCCAGAAACAGTCGCCGAAGGTGCAGGGGTACGTTATCTTTATTGGAAGTCTGGGTGATGAAGCACAACT AATCACCAACAATATGACTGCCGGTAAAAGCTTTGTTTGCATGAATTTGGAGCAGTTGCCGCAAATTTTAAAACAGATATTCACTGCTTCGGTGTTGCAATAG
- the LOC128736189 gene encoding von Willebrand factor A domain-containing protein 8 isoform X1, which produces MLPRNVQTIRRLNVLKRILMNGSTGSSNFIGTPYWFRHSSTGATIRIDDVEKQIESPKKPELVPNGYVKVAEDGEAQLSQTRLHHLRWMLQKDNLGQDMILLGRPGSLRRNLIMQYSELTQREVEYILLNRDTTESDLKQRREIANGTATYYDQSAVRAATEGRILVIEGVEKTERNVLPILNNLLENREMHLEDGRFLISAKNYDSLLERFNIDQLDKWGLVRVSENFRVIALGLPVPKYRGSPLDPPLRSRFQARDVSDLPYIDHLNEVKILAEQQSTEVLTKLTSFGFSVLSSASTLPDFPIDNLRYAGMLVNNNPLMSEFSLLTRFYPYSVFLEKEGIDLTKSLMESLKIVPEQVASTKIIAVEKAGEESLSINLKVNTKPVSFKLQKGRSDSENLPTAYKDTNYQQNLLAELIQSVAVGDICLIGPKGCGKSILVNELCRLLDQQAETMVLYQDMTARDLIQKRTTKLNGDTVWQDSPLLLAALSGHVIALDGIHRLHHSTLAILHRLVHDREMQLYDGRRIMRHDRYDRLLQLGFTKADLTSRGIYRIDPAFRVIAMAEPHQKTGTNWITSETLNLFLFHEIRGLNKDEEFAVIDSLFGPLDNTMHQILRFSHYLRDSKDSTMENLARNLSTRQLLRIARRLHEYGKLLSDCTAYNILHNTFLTKFMPNLPRSVLENALRKCDIVSVRERHEEDIAISTEGGVLRIGQTRVPIYQTDAISKVPDIVFYNVPQHVKLMERLLQDFTLGEHLLLVGNQGVGKNKIADRLLQLMNRPREYIQLHRDTTVQSLTLQASIRDRIIIYEDSPLVKAVKNGHVLVVDEADKAPIHVTCILKTLVENGEMMLSDGRKICPPARSKPSENDKLIYTHPDFRMIVLANRPGFPFLGNDFFAALGDLFSCHAVDNPSPSSEIYLLKQYGPHVPDKTIRQLVDAFSELRDMADSGILNYPYSTREVVNIVKHLQKFPRDNMAELVGNVLDYDRYTPETLDQVTTVLLKHGLEIGPYAQNELAVLRRQKEIQMTIKSNSGKDVSGPKHGKVDPNNAPHVGGNTWAGGTGGRDTAGLGGKGGPYRLDAGHKVHQLSDAEKDDIPEHVKLAAREMNRKAFEQKLKEIQMSQYDHKVYMEFAGPVKKQVQQLRVILQALQAKSKERQWQKHQTSGEMDDTKMVEGITGEKNIYKKRVEQDPEPGQPQEKPKRLKLVVDVSGSMYRFNGYDGRLDRQLEAVVMVMEAFDGFETKIKYDIVGHSGEAVEIPFINVSNPPKDDKRRLDTIKMMHAHSQFCWSGDHTLAATKNAVDSMSKEECDEAIVVVLSDANLSRYGISPKNLNDMLQKQSPKVQGYVIFIGSLGDEAQLITNNMTAGKSFVCMNLEQLPQILKQIFTASVLQ; this is translated from the exons ATGCTCCCTCGGAACGTCCAAACGATACGCAGACTTAATGTGTTAAAAAGAATTTTAATGAACGGTAGTACTGGGAGCAGCAACTTTATAGGAACTCCATATTGGTTCCGGCATAGTTCCACCGGAGCCACTATTCGAATAGACGACGTAGAAAAGCAGATTGAATCACCTAAAAAACCGGAGCTTGTGCCCAATGGGTACG TCAAAGTTGCAGAAGATGGCGAAGCTCAGTTATCGCAAACACGACTACATCATTTACGCTGGATGCTGCAGAAGGATAATCTTGGCCAAGATATGATATTGCTGGGGAGACCGGGCAGTCTGCGAAGAAACTTGATCATGCAGTACTCCGAATTGACACAACGAGAAGTAGAATACATTTTGCTCAATCGAGACACTACCGAGAGTGATCTGAAACAACGGCGAGAAATAGCGAATGGAACCGCTACATACTACGACCAGAGCGCAGTAAGGGCAGCTACCGAAGGTCGCATTCTGGTTATTGAAGGTGTagaaaaaacggaacgaaaCGTTCTGCCAATTTTGAACAATTTGCTAGAGAATCGGGAAATGCATTTGGAAGATGGCCGTTTCTTGATATCAGCCAAGAATTATGACAGTTTGCTTGAG CGATTCAATATAGATCAGTTGGACAAATGGGGATTGGTTAGGGTTTCTGAAAATTTCAGAGTAATTGCTCTTGGGCTTCCAGTACCAAAATATCGCGGATCACCGCTTGATCCACCTCTGAGGTCCCGATTTCAAGCAAGAGATGTCAGTGATTTGCCTTACATA GACCATCTCAACGAAGTAAAAATTCTTGCAGAGCAACAGAGTACAGAGGTTTTAACAAAGCTCACCTCATTCGGTTTCAGTGTGCTATCATCCGCTTCTACGCTACCCGATTTTCCAATTGATAATCTGCGATATGCTGGAATGTTAGTTAATAACAATCCACTGATGTCTGAATTTAGTCTACTTACTCGATTTTATCCGTATTCTGTATTTCTTGAAAAAGAAGGTATCGATCTTACAAAATCTCTAATGGAGTCGCTAAAAATTGTACCTGAACAAGTAGCgtcaacaaaaattattgcaGTGGAAAAAGCAGGCGAAGAATCACTATCCATAAACCTGAAAGTAAATACAAAACCCGTGAGCTTTAAATTGCAGAAAGGCAGATCAGATAGCGAGAACTTACCGACCGCATACAAGGACACGAATTACCAACAAAATTTGTTGGCAGAACTGATTCAATCCGTGGCAGTTGGCGATATTTGTTTAATTGGCCCCAAAGGGtgcggaaaatcgattttggtAAATGAACTCTGTCGTCTACTGGACCAGCAGGCAGAAACTATGGTCCTGTATCAGGACATGACGGCACGCGATTTGATACAAAAACGTACGACCAAACTGAACGGTGACACAGTTTGGCAGGACTCACCCTTGTTGCTAGCTGCTTTAAGTGGTCACGTAATAGCCTTGGATGGAATACACCGGTTACATCACAGTACGCTAGCTATCCTGCATCGGCTTGTCCACGATCGAGAGATGCAACTATACGACGGTAGAAGGATTATGCGGCACGATCGATACGACCGCTTACTTCAGTTAGGATTCACCAAAGCTGATTTAACTTCCCGTGGAATATATCGAATTGATCCGGCATTTAGAGTAATAGCAATGGCTGAGCCACATCAGAAAACAGGAACAAACTGGATTACGTCGGAGACACTGAACTTATTTCTTTTTCACGAAATACGCGGGTTAAACAAAGATGAGGAGTTTGCGGTCATTGATTCTTTATTCGGCCCACTAGATAATACGATGCATCAAATTCTTCGATTTTCTCATTACTTACGAGATTCAAAGGATAGTACTATGGAAAATTTAGCAAGAAACCTTTCCACTAGACAATTACTGCGAATAGCTCGTCGGTTACACGAATATGGAAAGCTCCTGTCCGATTGTACCGCTTATAATATCTTACATAATACATTCCTTACTAAATTCATGCCAAATCTCCCGAGAAGTGTGCTGGAAAACGCTCTTCGTAAATGCGATATCGTATCCGTAAGAGAGCGTCACGAAGAAGACATTGCCATCTCTACAGAAGGCGGAGTTCTGCGAATCGGACAAACTAGAGTACCAATTTATCAAACTGATGCTATTAGTAAAGTACCCGATATTGTGTTTTACAATGTACCACAGCACGTTAAACTCATGGAACGGCTATTGCAAGACTTCACTCTTGGTGAACACTTGCTATTGGTTGGAAATCAGGGAGTTGGGAAAAACAAAATCGCCGACCGTTTATTACAGTTAATGAATAGACCTCGAGAATACATTCAACTACATCGAGACACAACCGTACAATCACTAACCTTGCAGGCAAGCATACGAGATCGAATAATAATATACGAAGATTCACCACTGGTGAAGGCTGTCAAAAATGGACACGTGTTGGTAGTTGACGAAGCAGATAAAGCTCCGATCCACGTGACCTGCATCCTTAAGACCTTAGTCGAGAACGGAGAAATGATGTTATCCGATGGTCGTAAAATTTGCCCTCCTGCTCGGAGTAAACCTTCTGAAAATGATAAGCTGATATACACTCACCCGGATTTTCGGATGATCGTTCTAGCGAACCGACCGGGCTTCCCTTTTCTTGGAAATGATTTTTTCGCTGCACTCGGAGATTTATTCTCTTGCCATGCAGTCGATAATCCTTCACCAAGTTCAGAAATTTACCTGCTGAAGCAGTACGGACCCCATGTGCCTGATAAAACAATCCGCCAACTTGTAGATGCCTTCTCGGAGCTACGGGACATGGCTGACAGTGGGATCCTAAATTATCCTTATTCCACTCGGGAAGTAGTAAACATTGTCAAGCATTTACAAAAATTTCCACGTGACAACATGGCAGAACTAGTTGGAAACGTACTAGATTACGATCGTTATACTCCCGAAACCCTGGATCAGGTTACAACTGTATTGTTGAAACACGGGCTCGAAATTGGACCATACGCACAGAATGAACTGGCTGTACTTAGACGACAGAAAGAGATTCAGATGACAATCAAGAGCAATAGTGGGAAAGATGTGTCCGGACCGAAGCATGGGAAAGTTGACCCTAACAATGCACCTCATGTAGGAGGCAATACTTGGGCTGGTGGCACCGGCGGTCGCGATACAGCTGGACTGGGCGGAAAAGGAGGCCCTTATCGTTTAGATGCTGGCCACAAAGTTCATCAGCTTTCGGACGCTGAAAAAGACGACATTCCAGAGCACGTAAAACTTGCAGCGCGAGAAATGAACCGAAAAGCATTCGAGCAAAAACTTAAGGAGATTCAGATGAGTCAATATGATCACAAAGTTTACATGGAGTTTGCTGGACCGGTAAAAAAACAGGTACAACAACTAAGGGTAATTCTGCAAGCGCTGCAGGCAAAAAGTAAAGAACGTCAATGGCAGAAGCATCAGACATCCGGTGAGATGGACGATACAAAAATGGTAGAAGGCATTACGGGCGAAAAGAATATATACAAGAAGCGTGTTGAACAGGATCCGGAGCCTGGCCAACCTCAGGAAAAGCCAAAACGTCTTAAGCTGGTTGTTGACGTTTCGGGTTCGATGTATCGATTCAATGGGTACGATGGTCGGTTGGACCGACAACTAGAAGCAGTAGTGATGGTGATGGAGGCTTTCGATGGATTCGAAACAAAAATCAAGTACGATATTGTTGGTCACAGCGGCGAAGCTGTAGAGATTCCATTCATCAACGTGAGTAATCCGCCTAAGGACGACAAACGGCGGTTGGATACGATCAAGATGATGCATGCCCATTCGCAGTTCTGCTGGAGTGGAGATCATACGTTGGCAGCAACTAAGAACGCAGTAGATTCTATGTCGAAGGAAGAATGCGATGAAGCGATCGTGGTGGTGCTAAGTGATGCCAACCTGTCGCGATACGGAATATCACCGAAAAATTTGAACGATATGCTCCAGAAACAGTCGCCGAAGGTGCAGGGGTACGTTATCTTTATTGGAAGTCTGGGTGATGAAGCACAACT AATCACCAACAATATGACTGCCGGTAAAAGCTTTGTTTGCATGAATTTGGAGCAGTTGCCGCAAATTTTAAAACAGATATTCACTGCTTCGGTGTTGCAATAG
- the LOC128738410 gene encoding solute carrier family 35 member E1 homolog: MAVDKTATRQMLTIAFLCILWYIVSSSNNVIGKMILSEFPYPMTVTMVQLTSITLYSGPFFNLWGVRKYVDISWRYYFKFIVPLALGKFLASVTSHISIWKVPVSYAHTVKATMPLFTVILSRIIMGERQTKPVYLSLVPIIVGVGIATMTELSFDTIGLISALLATMGFSLQNIFSKKVLKETGVHHLRLLHILGRLALFMFLPLWIYFDLFSVIKHPAIITGDYRVIALLFTDGVLNWLQNIIAFSVLSIVAPLTYAVASASKRIFVIAISLFILGNPVTWMNIFGMLLAIIGVLCYNRAKYFSRLHPAKDTLLPYTSSNNNIKYQPLEDSSLLVGNGHYSGKNGFTNGGNPQNGGIHHSGSSSGTTNLLLNNGGASINGTGNKLLFV; the protein is encoded by the exons ATGGCCGTTGATAAAACCGCAACTCGTCAAATGCTGACGATCGCATTTCTCTGTATTTTGTGGTACATCGTGTCCAGTAGCAACAATGTCATAGGGAAAATGATTTTGAGCGAATTTCCTTATCCAATGACAGTGACAATGGTCCAGTTAACCAGCATCACGCTCTATAGTGGACCATTCTTTAATCTTTGGGGCGTCCGGAAGTACGTAGACATTTCATGGAGGTACTATTTCAAATTCATCGTACCTTTGGCTCTAGGAAAGTTTCTAGCGTCAGTCACATCGCATATCTCTATTTGGAAGGTTCCGGTGTCATACGCACACACAG TTAAAGCTACTATGCCTCTATTTACCGTAATTCTTTCGCGGATTATCATGGGTGAACGGCAAACCAAACCCGTCTACCTTAGTTTAGTGCCGATCATCGTAGGTGTTGGCATTGCCACCATGACGGAGCTATCATTCGATACTATCGGGCTGATCAGTGCATTGCTGGCGACGATGGGCTTTTCGTTACAaaacattttttccaaaaaagttCTCAAGGAGACTGGCGTTCACCATTTGCGACTGCTGCACATTCTAGGTCGACTAGCTCTATTTATGTTTCTACCACTGtggatttatttcgatttattTAGTGTGATCAAGCATCCGGCCATT ATAACGGGAGATTACCGAGTTATTGCATTACTTTTCACTGACGGTGTCCTAAACTGGCTGCAGAATATTATAGCGTTTAGTGTTTTATCGATCGTAGCTCCGTTGACCTATGCGGTGGCCAGCGCCAGCAAACGTATTTTCGTGATAGCGATTTCGCTATTCATTCTCGGTAATCCGGTAACATGGATGAACATTTTCGGCATGTTACTAGCAATCATTGGGGTGCTGTGTTATAACCGG GCGAAGTATTTCTCTCGGTTACACCCGGCAAAGGATACGCTCCTGCCTTACACGAGCTCCAACAACAATATTAAGTATCAACCGCTGGAAGATAGTTCACTGCTGGTCGGTAATGGTCACTACAGTGGAAAGAATGGATTCACCAATGGTGGTAATCCTCAGAACGGAGGCATACATCATAGCGGGAGCAGTAGTGGCACAACGAATCTACTGTTGAATAATGGAGGTGCGTCAATAAATGGCACCGGCAACAAGTTACTATTTGTCTAG